The Rhea pennata isolate bPtePen1 chromosome 5, bPtePen1.pri, whole genome shotgun sequence nucleotide sequence TATTTCAGTGTGAGCAGTCACTGAACCAAGCTTAAAATTCTATGCCATACAGGTATTTTAATAAGAACTGAGTTTAGAAAACATGTTTATAACAGAACTGCAACAGAGTTAATCTCCTGAGCCCCAGTCCTGACATcatccctcttttccttttaaattctgttcactccttccccccttttcttACAGCAACAAGGAGTGCACTCTGCAAAGTTCCTTTATCCCCACACAGATAACTGGCTTCTACTATGGTTACATGAGTTCCCATCCAGAAGTTACCAGCCCAGTCCATGTCAGCATGATCTTTCAGTCTCAGCTATCTGTACTTGGTTTGTGTCTCTTGGCTCTGCTGTTCTTCCAGTGGTGACTGTCTTCAGAGGGTGCGTGGCCCTTTGCATTTGTCCCAGATTCCTCTGGAAATTTCTGACCATCAGAAAGCACCTGTCTGATAGTCATATTAATGCGAGAAGACTGCAAGTACTTGGCACAGACCTGCCAGTCTTCCTCAGAGCTATGCTCAATGACTGAACCAACAGGAAGGTCTGAAGAAAGTGCTTGGTCCAGGCATGAAGGCAAAGCTTTCCCTTCAGGGTTAGGGAGAACCCGGGGCACAGCATGGTACAGCAGGCGGCTAAAGCCAGACATCACTATGATGTCTCCACTGTGCATGAACATTGCTGTTGGGGCCTCCTCCCGCTTCAGGCCCCCAAGCAAAAATATGGATGATTGCCCAAAACTAGAGATGGTGAGAGgatagagaaaaaagaaaaaataaattaaggtAGTGAACAATTACATGTACCACAGGAAAATACTAGCAgctaaatttcttttaaaaagctagaTGGGCTGCTGATTACAGCTTTACTGTAAGAGCATGCAAAACAGACTAAAAGGTCTGGTTTAAGGCAGGCATGGAATAAGCAGGTTCCCTGACAGgttgcagctctgctgatgtATTTCATCCTTGCTAGTCAGTACCCAGGAGCCACTCTGCTCCTTTTAGAACAGGGCTATACCTCTGCAAAGTGCTTTTCCATCGAACTGCCGTATCAGCTGCTATTAAAACAATCTTCAAATAAACCTGAGTTCAATTAAACCTGAGTGCACCTGAGTTACAGCTTCCTACTATACAAGGTCTTCAGAAAGTGAAGATCATACATCCAATTTGCAAATTGAGTCATATCAGCTTCCTATAACCATATGCAACCACACAAAAACCGCCACCAAACCCATCACAACACTCAAGTGTCTTCCTTGACTCACCTGAATGAAAAAAGGGGTCGAGAAAGGTCTAATTCAGACTCATCCACGTGAATTCCCAGTGAAGAATCAAAATGATAGTAGTTCAAGATCCCAGCTTGGGCTTGAAAACCTCGGAACCCGCATGCTGCAGCCACTTGTTCTGACAAGTATGCGAGGTCTAAGGGGAAAGGAGTGTGGTGATTTGCTGAGTACTTCTggaagaaggagaggggaagataAGTTGGAATATCAGAAGAGCAAACACCATTGGAAACACATTGAACAAGAACTCAAAAGTTCGGCTGATGGTCATGGAGAAGGATATAGTTGCTTGGAGAATAGTTATACCACAGGCAGAACCACAGCAAGTTTTTCTATCATTTAATTCTGGGCCTATCCTGAGACTGTCAGAGTGGTAATCATGCCTGGTTAATAGTGGTAGTTCAATGTTATTCATGGAGTTAATTATTACAGCTGCATGGCAAACCTGAAGTCACTAAGATTAGGACCTAAGATTAGGACCAACATCCTGATAAAGTCTACCACAAGCCTGTTAGACCGTACCCAGTTTGTCACTACTTCAGGTTG carries:
- the ALKBH1 gene encoding nucleic acid dioxygenase ALKBH1, with the protein product MAKMAAGAAAAALTREGGEDTFRRLFRFYRQRDASDLRGVVDFSAPGGQVFRSQLSISSVSDQDACRAGLQPVSQWKAYGLNGYPGFIFIPNPFLPGCQRHWVKQCLKLYPQKPNVCNLDLHMAPEETIDLWGQSKEQLRRKGSSKKEPRSLLEKLRWVTLGYHYNWDTKKYSANHHTPFPLDLAYLSEQVAAACGFRGFQAQAGILNYYHFDSSLGIHVDESELDLSRPLFSFSFGQSSIFLLGGLKREEAPTAMFMHSGDIIVMSGFSRLLYHAVPRVLPNPEGKALPSCLDQALSSDLPVGSVIEHSSEEDWQVCAKYLQSSRINMTIRQVLSDGQKFPEESGTNAKGHAPSEDSHHWKNSRAKRHKPSTDS